One region of Termitidicoccus mucosus genomic DNA includes:
- a CDS encoding cbb3-type cytochrome c oxidase N-terminal domain-containing protein: MTPDPSHAAPSGASAQADDALRPHSYDGIQEYDKRLPNWWLLTFYGAIAFSIVYWFFHFQASLAAGDGERVTAEIARLEAVKMANATQLDDPTLWKASQNPVFTTAGKEIFMANCATCHLASLRGKDENPTAVGPNLTDTRWIHGGKPTEVYHTVTEGVLAKGMPAWGPQLGQKRVIEAVSYVLSFHKEGDPVEVELSP, translated from the coding sequence ATGACGCCCGATCCATCCCACGCCGCTCCCTCCGGCGCCTCCGCGCAAGCCGACGACGCGCTCCGCCCGCACTCCTACGACGGCATCCAGGAATACGACAAGCGCCTGCCCAATTGGTGGCTGCTCACCTTCTACGGCGCGATCGCGTTTTCCATCGTGTATTGGTTTTTCCACTTCCAAGCCAGCCTGGCGGCGGGCGACGGCGAGCGCGTGACCGCCGAAATCGCGCGCCTCGAGGCGGTCAAGATGGCCAACGCCACGCAGCTCGATGACCCGACGCTGTGGAAGGCAAGCCAGAACCCGGTCTTCACGACCGCCGGCAAGGAGATCTTCATGGCCAACTGCGCCACCTGCCACCTCGCCAGCCTGCGCGGCAAGGACGAAAACCCGACCGCGGTCGGTCCCAATCTCACCGACACCCGCTGGATTCATGGCGGCAAGCCCACGGAAGTTTACCACACGGTGACCGAAGGGGTGCTGGCGAAAGGCATGCCTGCCTGGGGGCCGCAACTCGGCCAGAAGCGCGTCATCGAAGCCGTCTCCTACGTGCTCAGCTTCCACAAGGAAGGCGACCCCGTCGAAGTGGAACTCTCGCCGTAG
- a CDS encoding methyltransferase domain-containing protein: MTPRQTSAAPGKITSDTVRADFNDPVAVVHYTRAAHKLGLWESERICIERFFPDKNARLLEGGCGAGRVTLGLWKLGYRRIAAFDFADELVGQARDLAARRGAAGIAIHHADATRLGEHPAFAPLLSAAARAASAPPAGSSGTGDSPVDDAPRRNPSASTPTAPTTFASSADAFDGALFMFNGLMQIPGRKNRLAALANLRALCRPGAPLLITTHDRDATVFERALWIPEAERWAKGGQDPRLVEYGDRYFEDQNGRTFMHLPNRAEILADLAATGWEHRYDALRREIARESRAVRDFSDECRFWHAVAASQPVQVLSLS; this comes from the coding sequence ATGACGCCCCGCCAAACCAGCGCCGCTCCGGGAAAAATCACTTCCGACACCGTCCGCGCCGACTTCAACGATCCCGTCGCCGTCGTTCACTACACCCGCGCCGCGCACAAGCTCGGCCTCTGGGAGTCCGAGCGCATTTGCATCGAACGGTTCTTCCCCGACAAAAACGCGCGCCTCCTCGAAGGCGGCTGCGGCGCGGGCCGCGTCACGCTCGGCCTCTGGAAACTCGGTTACCGCCGCATCGCCGCGTTCGATTTCGCCGACGAACTTGTCGGGCAGGCCCGCGATCTCGCCGCCCGCCGCGGCGCCGCCGGCATCGCCATCCATCACGCCGACGCCACCCGCCTCGGCGAACACCCCGCCTTCGCCCCCCTCCTTTCCGCCGCGGCGCGTGCTGCGTCCGCCCCGCCCGCCGGTTCGAGTGGCACGGGCGACTCGCCCGTGGACGACGCTCCGCGTCGCAATCCTTCCGCCTCCACACCAACCGCACCGACCACCTTCGCCTCATCCGCGGACGCGTTTGACGGCGCGCTCTTCATGTTCAACGGCCTCATGCAAATCCCCGGCCGGAAAAACCGCCTCGCCGCGCTCGCCAACCTCCGCGCGCTCTGCCGCCCCGGCGCGCCGCTCCTCATCACCACGCACGACCGCGACGCCACCGTTTTCGAACGCGCCCTCTGGATACCCGAGGCCGAACGCTGGGCTAAGGGCGGGCAGGACCCGCGCCTGGTCGAATACGGCGACCGCTATTTCGAGGATCAGAACGGCCGCACCTTCATGCACCTGCCCAACCGGGCGGAGATTCTGGCCGATCTCGCCGCCACCGGCTGGGAGCACCGTTACGACGCCCTGCGCCGCGAAATCGCCCGCGAGTCCCGCGCCGTCCGCGATTTCTCCGACGAATGCCGCTTCTGGCACGCCGTCGCCGCCTCGCAGCCAGTTCAAGTTTTAAGTTTAAGTTGA
- a CDS encoding heavy metal translocating P-type ATPase has protein sequence MSENPSADTKDPGTWGEALVRFLREQPGLEAVRVNPEERTVKVATLGEVDEALLRSRLAETLAAFDRQGGGAGTARAAGYNVTREGATTEVAGKTCETAPRFWQWREYTWAGVEREDEHGDSHGHHGHEHDRAEDHGHAHGGHGHGEGEWRVLAGFAAVCGVCGLAGFLAERLGAGPWWLARALYGVALAAGGWDAVKDSWENIRIRKLDIHFLMLAVAVGAVCIGAWSEAVLLLFLFSSAEAMENYAMERTRNEVNALLKSAPKTALLVLPGGGEREVPVEELGIGDRARVKPGDAFPADGVVVRGRSASDESALTGESAPVEKEAGAQVFSGTINLWGAVDFEVRRLAAESTLQKIIRLIQTAQKLRAPSERFTDRFGGRYTLFVLGVCTVMFLVWWLGFGLPAFANAQGARPAFYRAMTLLVVMSPCALVLSIPSAILAAIAWGARHGVLFRGGAGIERLAGVDVVALDKTGTLTTGELAVVGHESFPPGREREVLELACALEANSQHPLARAITRHARAEGVREREAEKFQSLTGRGVRGNVDGAQVLLGRRELLEHGPLADWARSLPPPPPELSEVWVIGGEVVGRILLRDQIRMESRATLQALREAGLHTVMLTGDRRQAAENVARELGLDEVRAGLAPEDKVAAIQGFREAGRRVAMVGDGVNDAPCLAAADVSMAMGARGSDAALEQAEVILMHDRIENVLAAFRLSRRARSVIRQNLAISLGVVLLMALASIAGVVPLSLGVLAHEGSTVVVCLNSLRLLFGGGK, from the coding sequence ATGAGCGAAAATCCTTCGGCTGACACGAAAGACCCGGGCACATGGGGCGAGGCCTTGGTGCGGTTTTTGCGGGAGCAGCCGGGATTGGAGGCGGTCCGGGTGAATCCCGAGGAGCGCACGGTCAAAGTCGCCACGCTGGGCGAGGTGGACGAGGCGTTGCTCAGAAGCCGGCTGGCCGAGACGCTTGCGGCTTTCGACCGGCAGGGCGGCGGCGCGGGCACGGCCAGGGCGGCGGGTTACAATGTGACCCGGGAGGGCGCGACCACGGAGGTGGCGGGGAAGACCTGCGAGACCGCGCCGCGTTTCTGGCAATGGCGCGAATACACGTGGGCGGGCGTGGAGCGCGAGGACGAACACGGGGATTCCCACGGACATCACGGTCATGAGCACGACCGGGCGGAAGACCACGGGCACGCGCACGGCGGGCATGGCCACGGCGAGGGCGAGTGGCGGGTGCTGGCGGGGTTCGCCGCGGTTTGCGGGGTGTGCGGGCTGGCCGGTTTTTTGGCGGAGCGGCTTGGCGCCGGGCCGTGGTGGCTGGCGCGGGCGTTGTATGGCGTGGCGCTGGCCGCGGGCGGCTGGGACGCGGTCAAGGACTCATGGGAGAACATCCGTATCCGAAAACTGGATATTCATTTCCTGATGCTCGCGGTGGCCGTGGGCGCGGTGTGCATCGGGGCGTGGAGCGAGGCGGTGCTGCTGCTGTTTTTGTTCTCGTCGGCGGAGGCGATGGAAAACTACGCGATGGAGCGCACACGCAACGAGGTGAACGCGCTGCTGAAGAGCGCGCCGAAAACCGCGTTGCTTGTGCTGCCCGGCGGCGGCGAGCGCGAGGTGCCGGTCGAGGAACTGGGCATCGGCGACCGCGCTCGGGTGAAGCCCGGCGATGCGTTTCCGGCGGACGGCGTGGTGGTGCGCGGACGAAGCGCGAGCGACGAGTCGGCGCTCACGGGGGAGTCCGCGCCGGTGGAAAAGGAGGCGGGCGCGCAGGTGTTCAGCGGGACGATCAACCTGTGGGGCGCGGTGGATTTCGAGGTGCGCCGCCTGGCGGCGGAGAGCACGCTGCAAAAAATCATCCGGCTGATCCAGACGGCCCAAAAGCTGCGCGCGCCGAGCGAGCGGTTCACGGACAGGTTTGGCGGTCGCTACACGCTGTTCGTGCTGGGCGTCTGCACGGTGATGTTTCTGGTGTGGTGGCTCGGGTTCGGCCTGCCGGCGTTTGCCAATGCGCAGGGCGCGCGGCCGGCGTTTTATCGCGCGATGACGCTGCTCGTGGTGATGAGCCCGTGCGCGCTGGTGCTGTCGATCCCGTCGGCGATCCTGGCGGCCATCGCGTGGGGGGCGCGGCACGGGGTGCTGTTCCGCGGCGGCGCGGGCATCGAGCGGCTGGCGGGCGTGGACGTGGTGGCGCTGGACAAGACGGGCACGCTCACGACGGGCGAGCTGGCGGTGGTGGGGCACGAGAGTTTTCCGCCGGGACGCGAGCGCGAGGTGCTGGAGCTGGCGTGCGCGCTGGAGGCAAATTCGCAGCATCCGCTGGCGCGCGCCATCACGCGGCACGCGCGGGCGGAGGGGGTGCGGGAGCGCGAGGCGGAGAAATTCCAATCGCTCACCGGGCGCGGCGTGCGCGGAAACGTGGACGGCGCGCAGGTGCTGCTCGGGCGGCGCGAGCTGCTGGAGCACGGGCCGCTGGCGGACTGGGCGCGCTCGCTGCCGCCGCCCCCGCCGGAGCTGAGCGAGGTGTGGGTGATCGGCGGCGAGGTGGTGGGGCGGATTTTGTTGCGCGACCAGATCAGGATGGAGTCGCGGGCGACATTGCAGGCGCTGCGCGAGGCGGGATTGCACACGGTGATGCTGACCGGCGACCGGCGGCAGGCGGCGGAAAACGTGGCGCGCGAGCTCGGGCTCGACGAGGTGCGCGCGGGGCTCGCGCCGGAGGACAAGGTCGCGGCCATCCAGGGATTCCGCGAGGCGGGGCGTCGCGTGGCGATGGTGGGCGACGGCGTGAACGACGCGCCGTGCCTGGCGGCGGCGGACGTGTCGATGGCGATGGGCGCGCGCGGGAGCGACGCGGCGCTGGAACAGGCCGAGGTGATCTTGATGCACGACCGCATCGAGAACGTGCTGGCGGCGTTCCGGCTGAGCCGGCGCGCGCGGTCGGTCATCCGGCAGAACCTGGCGATTTCGCTGGGCGTGGTGCTGTTGATGGCACTGGCCTCGATCGCCGGCGTGGTGCCGCTCAGCCTCGGCGTGCTCGCGCACGAGGGCAGCACCGTGGTCGTGTGCCTGAATTCGCTGAGGCTGCTGTTCGGGGGCGGAAAATAA
- the hemA gene encoding glutamyl-tRNA reductase yields MSTEPTATPGAPRPDARPPSASPSAPALFYVGASHHTAPLELRERLALTADKLDAIHARLAALPGLREIAILNTCNRVEFYGVAGTPDCNPMGCNPAAAAAVSAPPADPVDAIGRLEAEFCALQHIPAESFRAIRRRAHGPDALRHLLDVSAGLDSQMLGETEILGQVKEAYAAAQSRRTAGPVLNRVFQKTFQHAKYIRTHTAVTEGVISTANVAVDLALKIFGRLDRARILLLGAGEIAEKNARAFQSRGAAALTVASRTFERALELARLFHGAALPLENVPRHLADYDIVVCSTAAPGAVITREAAAGAMRARRARPLFFIDLALPRDVDPSVADLENVFIYNLDDLARIADENRAARAAEVAKAKELARQKSAQLWDQIARVVSARKPAPASGDAAAADSMRKPPPVSAPPVDLTPSAAVSQPHRS; encoded by the coding sequence ATGAGCACCGAGCCGACAGCCACTCCCGGCGCTCCGCGCCCCGATGCCCGGCCGCCATCGGCTTCCCCGTCCGCGCCCGCCCTTTTCTACGTCGGCGCCAGCCACCACACCGCGCCTCTCGAACTCCGCGAACGCCTCGCGCTCACCGCCGACAAACTCGATGCGATCCACGCCCGCCTCGCCGCCCTGCCCGGCCTCCGCGAAATCGCCATCCTCAACACCTGCAACCGCGTCGAATTCTACGGCGTCGCCGGCACGCCGGATTGCAACCCAATGGGTTGCAATCCGGCCGCCGCCGCTGCCGTGTCCGCCCCTCCCGCCGACCCTGTCGATGCCATCGGACGCCTCGAAGCCGAATTCTGCGCTCTCCAGCACATCCCCGCCGAATCCTTCCGCGCCATCCGCCGGCGCGCCCACGGCCCCGACGCGCTCCGCCACCTGCTCGATGTCTCCGCCGGGCTCGATTCGCAGATGCTCGGCGAGACCGAAATCCTCGGCCAGGTGAAGGAAGCCTACGCCGCCGCCCAAAGCCGCCGCACCGCCGGCCCCGTGCTCAACCGCGTTTTTCAAAAAACCTTCCAGCACGCCAAATATATCCGCACCCACACCGCGGTCACCGAAGGCGTCATCAGCACCGCCAACGTCGCCGTTGACCTGGCCCTGAAAATCTTCGGACGCCTCGACCGCGCCCGCATCCTTCTTCTCGGGGCCGGCGAGATTGCGGAAAAGAACGCGCGCGCCTTCCAAAGCCGCGGCGCCGCCGCGCTCACCGTCGCCAGCCGCACCTTCGAGCGCGCGCTCGAACTCGCCCGCCTCTTCCACGGCGCCGCGCTTCCCCTCGAAAACGTCCCCCGCCATCTCGCCGACTACGACATCGTCGTGTGCTCCACCGCCGCGCCCGGCGCCGTGATCACGCGCGAGGCCGCCGCCGGGGCCATGCGCGCCCGCCGGGCCCGCCCGCTCTTTTTCATCGACCTCGCGCTTCCCCGCGATGTCGATCCGTCCGTCGCCGATCTCGAAAACGTCTTCATCTACAACCTCGACGACCTCGCCCGCATCGCCGACGAAAACCGCGCCGCCCGCGCCGCCGAGGTGGCAAAGGCAAAGGAACTCGCCCGCCAGAAATCCGCCCAGCTCTGGGACCAGATTGCGCGTGTCGTCTCCGCCCGCAAGCCCGCGCCGGCATCCGGCGACGCGGCGGCGGCGGACTCCATGCGCAAGCCCCCGCCCGTCTCCGCGCCGCCCGTCGACCTCACGCCCTCGGCGGCCGTTTCCCAGCCGCACCGCAGCTAG
- the ccoN gene encoding cytochrome-c oxidase, cbb3-type subunit I: MPDRKITIEFNDRIVRMFMAAGIIWGAVGMLAGVLIASQLNFWPLNFETSWLTFGRLRPLHTNAVIFALVGNMMFAGIYYSTQRLVKARLASDFLSNLHFWGWQLIIVAAAVTLPLGFTRGKEYAELIWPINIAVVVIWVVFAVNFFWTLARRNEPSLYVAIWFYIATIVTVAMLYIVNHLSLPTGPLHSYPLFGGVQDGLVQWWYGHNAVAFFLTTPILGIMYYFVPKAAGRPVYSYKLSVIHFWSLVFIYIWAGPHHLLNTALPNWLQMLGMTFSLMLWAPSWGGMLNGLLTLRGAWHKLRTDPVLKFFAAGVTFYGMATFEGPLLSIKSVNALGHYTDWIIGHVHGGALGWNGFMAAGMFYWLAPRLWNKPLFSQGLANFHFWIGLVGILFYMGAMWVSGITQGLNLNATTEGGTVLVYPNFLETLNNIRPMMFARVVGGGLYLLGWLLMGYNIIRTVAGADAVNGTMEVFVEAPRPEDRLGVGGTLFSPPFLFSALGILCAIAWMFGGGALSLIGLFATILCVIIAFVHYEARMKKWGSWYDKLLVNCAPFTVLTFLAVAIGGLIQIVPSALLNRAKNVEDRLQVPYTPLQLAGRDIYVREGCYNCHSQMIRTLVPDVIRYGDYSRLGESIYDHPYQWGSRRTGPDLARVGGKYNHMWHFKHMYDPREVSGGDDNSLWRGSNMPRYTWLYTRDTDVAALPSKINVLRTLGVPYPEWTPREIQASVEADSAKILAELQAQGGTIEPTREIIALIAYLQQLGKSEIVKK, translated from the coding sequence ATGCCCGACCGAAAAATCACGATTGAGTTCAACGATCGCATTGTCCGCATGTTCATGGCCGCCGGCATCATCTGGGGCGCCGTGGGCATGCTCGCCGGCGTGCTGATTGCCTCGCAGCTTAATTTCTGGCCGCTCAACTTCGAGACCTCCTGGCTCACCTTCGGACGCCTCCGTCCGCTTCATACCAACGCCGTCATTTTCGCGCTCGTGGGCAACATGATGTTTGCGGGCATTTATTATTCCACGCAGCGCCTCGTGAAGGCGCGCCTCGCCAGCGATTTCTTGAGCAACCTCCACTTCTGGGGCTGGCAGCTCATCATCGTCGCGGCGGCCGTCACGCTGCCGCTCGGTTTCACGCGCGGCAAGGAATACGCCGAGCTCATCTGGCCGATCAATATCGCCGTCGTCGTCATCTGGGTGGTGTTTGCGGTGAATTTTTTCTGGACGCTCGCGCGGCGCAACGAGCCCAGCCTCTACGTCGCCATCTGGTTTTATATAGCGACCATCGTGACCGTGGCGATGTTGTATATTGTCAACCACCTCTCGCTCCCGACTGGCCCGCTGCACAGCTATCCGCTGTTCGGCGGCGTGCAGGACGGCCTCGTGCAATGGTGGTATGGCCACAACGCCGTGGCGTTCTTCCTCACCACGCCGATTCTCGGCATCATGTATTATTTCGTGCCGAAGGCCGCCGGGCGCCCCGTATATAGTTACAAGCTTTCGGTGATACACTTCTGGTCGCTCGTGTTCATCTACATCTGGGCCGGCCCGCATCACCTGCTCAACACCGCGCTGCCCAACTGGCTCCAGATGCTCGGCATGACCTTTTCGCTCATGCTCTGGGCACCGTCGTGGGGCGGCATGTTGAACGGCCTGCTCACGCTGCGCGGCGCGTGGCACAAGCTCCGCACCGACCCCGTGCTGAAATTCTTCGCCGCCGGCGTCACCTTCTACGGCATGGCCACCTTCGAGGGACCGCTGCTCTCGATCAAATCGGTCAACGCGCTCGGCCACTACACCGACTGGATCATCGGCCACGTGCACGGCGGCGCGCTCGGCTGGAACGGCTTCATGGCCGCCGGCATGTTCTACTGGCTCGCGCCGCGCCTCTGGAACAAACCGCTCTTCTCCCAAGGCCTCGCCAACTTCCATTTCTGGATCGGGCTCGTCGGCATCCTTTTCTACATGGGTGCGATGTGGGTCAGCGGCATCACGCAGGGCCTCAACCTCAACGCCACCACCGAGGGCGGCACGGTGCTGGTTTATCCGAATTTCCTCGAAACGCTGAACAACATCCGCCCGATGATGTTCGCCCGCGTGGTCGGCGGCGGGCTCTACCTGCTCGGCTGGCTGCTCATGGGCTACAACATCATCCGCACCGTCGCCGGCGCGGACGCCGTCAATGGCACGATGGAGGTGTTTGTCGAGGCGCCCCGACCCGAGGACCGGCTGGGCGTGGGCGGCACGTTGTTCAGCCCGCCGTTCCTGTTTTCGGCGCTCGGCATTTTGTGCGCCATCGCATGGATGTTCGGCGGAGGCGCGCTCAGCCTGATCGGGCTCTTCGCCACCATCCTCTGCGTCATCATCGCCTTCGTCCACTACGAGGCGCGCATGAAGAAGTGGGGCTCATGGTATGACAAGCTGCTGGTCAACTGCGCGCCGTTCACCGTGCTCACCTTCCTCGCCGTCGCCATCGGCGGGCTCATCCAGATCGTGCCCAGCGCGCTTCTTAACCGCGCCAAGAATGTCGAGGACCGCCTCCAGGTCCCCTACACGCCGCTGCAACTCGCCGGCCGCGACATCTACGTGCGAGAGGGTTGCTACAACTGCCACTCGCAGATGATCCGCACGCTCGTTCCCGACGTCATCCGCTACGGCGACTACTCGCGCCTCGGCGAATCCATCTACGATCATCCCTATCAATGGGGCTCGCGCCGCACCGGGCCCGACCTCGCGCGCGTCGGCGGCAAATACAATCACATGTGGCATTTCAAGCACATGTATGATCCGCGCGAAGTTTCCGGCGGCGACGACAACAGCCTCTGGCGCGGCTCCAACATGCCGCGCTACACCTGGCTCTACACGCGCGACACCGACGTGGCCGCGCTGCCCTCGAAAATCAACGTCCTGCGCACGCTCGGCGTTCCCTATCCCGAGTGGACGCCGCGGGAAATCCAGGCATCCGTCGAGGCCGATTCGGCGAAAATCCTCGCCGAGCTCCAGGCCCAGGGCGGCACCATCGAGCCGACCAGGGAAATCATCGCCCTCATCGCCTACCTCCAGCAGCTCGGCAAATCCGAGATCGTGAAAAAATAG
- a CDS encoding cytochrome C assembly family protein — protein MFTDRTWLWLAAAFYLAGFVLGSVSMLRARRHPRALMYAIVAGGFILQTLGLYARGLAVKGCPIGNTFELFQFTAWSAIALYLVVGVTFRLSLLGYFTATLATALTLLSLVIPVWDATRRIGAFGGNYWIEFHAALALFSYGVFGLLALTSVMWLLQFFSLKQHHLRGMFSFLPSILELDHINLRLLATGVVLLGASLAVGSVYWLDDTGTVNAPKLVATVAVWVAYTVALGLRLADRLITKRLAWTCILLFAAAILSLWPVDSSRRNLDTAGRTFESAPATGSAGILPADDAQRRPQAAPALTPAA, from the coding sequence ATGTTCACCGACCGCACCTGGCTCTGGCTGGCCGCCGCGTTTTATCTCGCGGGCTTCGTGCTCGGCAGCGTGTCGATGCTGCGCGCGCGCCGCCACCCGCGCGCCCTCATGTATGCCATCGTCGCGGGCGGTTTCATCCTCCAGACCCTCGGCCTCTACGCACGCGGCCTCGCCGTGAAAGGCTGCCCCATCGGCAACACCTTCGAGCTCTTCCAATTCACCGCCTGGTCGGCCATCGCCCTCTACCTCGTCGTCGGCGTGACCTTCCGCCTCAGCCTGCTCGGTTACTTCACCGCCACGCTCGCCACCGCGCTCACCCTCCTCTCGCTCGTCATTCCCGTCTGGGACGCCACCCGCCGCATCGGCGCGTTTGGCGGGAACTACTGGATCGAATTTCACGCCGCGCTCGCCCTCTTCAGCTACGGCGTGTTCGGCCTGCTCGCGCTCACCTCGGTCATGTGGCTGCTTCAGTTTTTCAGCCTGAAACAACATCACCTGCGCGGCATGTTCTCCTTTCTCCCGTCCATCCTCGAACTCGACCACATCAACCTCCGGCTCCTCGCCACCGGCGTCGTCCTCCTCGGCGCGTCGCTCGCGGTCGGTTCCGTTTACTGGCTCGACGACACCGGCACGGTCAACGCCCCGAAGCTCGTTGCGACCGTCGCGGTCTGGGTTGCCTACACTGTCGCGCTCGGCCTCCGCCTCGCCGACCGCCTCATCACCAAACGCCTCGCGTGGACGTGCATCCTCCTCTTTGCCGCCGCAATATTGTCTCTCTGGCCCGTCGATTCCAGCCGCAGAAACCTAGACACGGCCGGCCGCACTTTCGAATCCGCGCCAGCGACTGGGAGCGCCGGCATCCTGCCGGCGGACGACGCGCAGCGTCGCCCCCAAGCCGCGCCAGCCCTCACGCCCGCCGCATGA
- a CDS encoding LysM domain-containing protein, translating to MIAAILGGLAVLLAAIALFKLSSVSKQLAKVEGATTRIESIESQVSQASAAASDAANLRNYVAQMERQIQQNFTNVRNEFNTVRTEINTVKESTARRPAPQGSATAGGQGQSATPPVAGPDEYVVQSGDTGVKIARSNGVNLNDLIAVNPDINWNRLRVGQKVKIPKK from the coding sequence ATGATCGCTGCCATCCTTGGCGGCCTCGCGGTTCTGCTTGCCGCCATCGCGCTCTTTAAACTGAGCTCGGTCAGCAAGCAGCTCGCCAAAGTCGAGGGCGCGACCACGCGCATCGAGTCAATCGAGAGCCAGGTCTCGCAGGCCAGCGCCGCGGCAAGCGACGCCGCCAACCTCCGCAATTACGTCGCCCAGATGGAGCGCCAGATCCAGCAAAACTTCACCAACGTGCGGAATGAGTTCAACACCGTCCGCACCGAGATCAACACCGTCAAGGAATCCACCGCCCGCCGCCCCGCCCCGCAGGGTTCCGCCACGGCCGGCGGACAAGGCCAATCCGCCACCCCGCCCGTCGCCGGCCCCGATGAATACGTCGTGCAAAGCGGCGACACCGGCGTGAAGATCGCCCGCAGCAACGGCGTCAACCTCAACGACCTCATCGCGGTCAACCCCGATATCAACTGGAACCGCCTCCGCGTCGGCCAAAAGGTCAAGATCCCGAAGAAATAA
- a CDS encoding tetratricopeptide repeat protein, translating to MSKSAPASQEAKAPVAPFDETLHAIWQKNKNFINTIVIVALVAVLGYYGFEYFQHQKETSIAADYAAAGTSSAKLKTFADEHPDHVLGGLARLRLADEAFTAKNYTEAAAVYQKAADALGASPFAGRARLGAAVAKVHAGQAADGEAALKQLSNDGAQLQDIRAEASYHLGTLALAAGRKDDALKSFDLVSAIAPSSLWSQQAMFRRSLIADTASVTATTPAAPAADTAPVPAGAPSIQF from the coding sequence ATGTCCAAATCCGCACCCGCCAGCCAGGAAGCCAAAGCCCCGGTCGCTCCCTTCGACGAGACCCTGCACGCCATCTGGCAGAAAAACAAAAACTTCATCAACACCATCGTCATCGTCGCCCTCGTCGCGGTGCTCGGCTACTATGGCTTCGAGTATTTCCAGCACCAGAAGGAGACCTCCATCGCCGCCGACTACGCCGCGGCCGGCACCTCCTCCGCCAAGCTGAAAACCTTCGCCGACGAGCATCCCGACCATGTCCTCGGCGGGCTCGCCCGTCTCCGTCTCGCCGACGAGGCCTTCACCGCGAAAAACTACACCGAGGCCGCCGCCGTCTACCAGAAGGCCGCCGATGCGCTCGGCGCCAGCCCCTTCGCCGGTCGCGCCCGTCTCGGCGCCGCCGTCGCCAAGGTCCATGCCGGGCAAGCCGCCGACGGCGAGGCCGCGCTCAAGCAACTCTCCAACGACGGCGCGCAACTCCAGGACATCCGCGCCGAGGCCTCGTATCATCTCGGCACCCTCGCCCTCGCCGCCGGACGCAAGGACGACGCGCTCAAATCCTTCGACCTCGTCTCCGCGATCGCCCCCTCGTCCCTTTGGTCCCAGCAGGCCATGTTCCGCCGCAGCCTCATCGCCGACACCGCCTCCGTGACCGCCACCACCCCCGCCGCCCCGGCTGCTGACACCGCTCCCGTCCCCGCCGGCGCGCCCAGCATCCAGTTTTAA
- a CDS encoding NUDIX hydrolase: MSDSSDHMPSRWEKRSEQIVTRTRIFDLRSTYYHHPVRATGRDFYVMHSPDWVNVVALTPDHRMVLVRQFRFGIDDFSIEIPGGVMDHAGEDAIAAGLRELREETGYAGANARLLGRVHPNPAIMSNRCHLVLVEQCERVAEFAWDPDEEMEVTLAPVDEVYEWARTGRITHSLVLDALLLFAPIWEKMRA, from the coding sequence ATGTCCGACTCCTCCGACCACATGCCGTCCCGCTGGGAAAAACGCTCCGAGCAGATTGTCACGCGCACCCGCATCTTCGACCTGCGCTCCACGTATTATCATCATCCCGTGCGCGCAACCGGGCGGGATTTTTATGTCATGCACTCGCCCGACTGGGTGAACGTCGTCGCCCTCACACCGGACCACCGGATGGTGCTGGTGCGGCAGTTCCGCTTCGGCATCGACGATTTTTCGATTGAGATTCCCGGCGGCGTGATGGACCACGCGGGCGAGGACGCCATCGCCGCCGGCCTGCGCGAACTCCGCGAGGAAACCGGCTACGCCGGCGCCAACGCCCGCCTGCTCGGCCGCGTGCATCCCAATCCCGCCATCATGAGCAACCGCTGCCATCTCGTGCTCGTGGAGCAATGCGAGCGCGTCGCCGAGTTTGCCTGGGATCCCGACGAGGAAATGGAGGTCACACTCGCGCCCGTGGACGAGGTTTACGAATGGGCGCGCACCGGCCGCATCACCCACAGCCTTGTCCTCGACGCCTTGCTGCTGTTCGCGCCCATCTGGGAAAAGATGCGGGCATGA